In Nomascus leucogenys isolate Asia unplaced genomic scaffold, Asia_NLE_v1 000717F_115961_qpd_obj, whole genome shotgun sequence, the following are encoded in one genomic region:
- the LOC115834297 gene encoding putative POM121-like protein 1, whose translation MAQVPQQASTVCSKFQGILQLSHCTEHKDSLWGPGAGSHPFGARNTWLSPHLCPGKVVLRALKESGAGMPEQDKDPRVQESPDYQRRVPEVTGDARSEFRPLRDNGGLSPFVPRPGPLQRDLHAQRSEVTYHERSQTSWTSLGTKRNAISSSYSSMGGFPWLKRRRGSASSHCQLTIRSSKTASEDRPQAVSSGHTRYEKAADIAPGQTLAPRNGSPRSQASRPRRRKFPLRPRRRGEPLMLPPPLELGFRVTAEDLDREKEAAFERINSVLRGEPKAIWDCRPSWPAHTLSSLATGVSGLPAVSKAPSMDAQQERHKSQDCLGPVAPLTSAAEVPSTAPVSGRKRRPSASLFSSSDPLPATSSHSWDSAQVTSLIPTPFLAASMDVGMRSPRPGTSGASSSPPATPMEIDSAEVGPGLRSGASSSPPATPMEIDSTEVGPGLHSVRRNPLKRKAQW comes from the coding sequence ATGGCACAGGTACCACAGCAAGCCAGTACTGTGTGCTCCAAGTTCCAGGGCATCCTCCAGCTCAGCCACTGCACTGAGCACAAGGACTCTCTGTGGGGCCCAGGAGCAGGAAGTCACCCCTTTGGGGCCCGCAACACCTGGCTGTCCCCACACTTGTGTCCAGGGAAGGTAGTGTTGAGGGCCCTCAAGGAGAGCGGGGCAGGGATGCCTGAGCAGGACAAGGACCCTAGAGTCCAAGAGAGTCCTGATTATCAGAGAAGAGTCCCCGAGGTCACCGGGGATGCACGCTCTGAATTTAGGCCCCTGCGGGACAATGGAGGCCTCTCTCCCTTTGTGCCCAGGCCCGGGCCTCTGCAGAGAGACCTCCATGCCCAGAGGTCAGAAGTCACATATCACGAGAGATCCCAGACCTCCTGGACCAGCTTGGGCACAAAACGCAATGCCATCTCGAGCTCCTACAGCTCCATGGGAGGCTTCCCGTGGCTAAAGCGGAGGAGGGGGTCAGCCTCATCCCACTGCCAGCTGACCATCAGGTCCTCAAAGACAGCGAGTGAGGACAGGCCTCAGGCTGTCTCTTCGGGTCACACCCGGTATGAAAAGGCGGCAGATATAGCACCAGGGCAGACACTCGCCCCCAGGAATGGCTCCCCCAGATCCCAGGCGTCTAGGCCCCGTAGACGCAAGTTTCCCCTGCGGCCACGCAGGCGAGGGGAGCCCCTGATGCTGCCGCCTCCCTTAGAGCTGGGGTTCCGGGTCACTGCTGAAGACCTGGACCGGGAGAAGGAGGCTGCGTTCGAGCGCATCAACAGTGTACTGCGGGGCGAGCCCAAGGCCATCTGGGACTGCAGACCCTCATGGCCTGCCCACACTTTGTCCTCACTTGCAACAGGGGTTTCTGGTCTGCCTGCTGTCTCTAAAGCACCCAGTATGGATGCACAGCAGGAGAGACACAAGTCCCAAGACTGCCTGGGCCCAGTGGCCCCCCTAACATCTGCTGCAGAGGTCCCCTCTACAGCTCCTGTGTCTGGGAGGAAGCGCAGACCATCAGCCTCCCTGTTCTCCTCCTCAGATCCCCTTCCTGCCACCTCTTCCCACTCCTGGGACTCAGCCCAGGTCACCTCGCTGATTCCGACCCCCTTCCTAGCTGCAAGCATGGATGTGGGCATGAGAAGCCCAAGGCCTGGCACTTCTGGAGCCAGTTCTAGCCCTCCAGCCACACCCATGGAAATTGACAGTGCAGAGGTGGGCCCAGGTCTGCGTTCTGGAGCCAGTTCTAGCCCTCCAGCCACACCCATGGAAATTGACAGTACAGAGGTGGGCCCAGGTCTGCATTCCGTCAGAAGAAACCCTTTAAAGAGAAAGGCCCAGTGGTAA
- the LOC100594780 gene encoding breakpoint cluster region protein-like, producing the protein MQKALSAAPDLGTFVTILIPPLGVQIGSSSPVLWPKQGCQDTENIPSSRRRERSKVPYIRCQGVEEIKHRGMEEVGIYHVSGVAADIQALKAAFNVNNKDVSVMMSEMDVNAIAGTLKLYFRELPEPLFTDEFYPNFAEGIALSDPVAKKSCMLNVLLSLPEANLLTFLFLLDHLERVAEKEAVNKMSLHNLATVFGPTLLQPSEKESKLPANPSQPITMTDSWSLEVMSQVQVLLYFLRLEAIPAPDSKRQSILFSTDV; encoded by the exons ATGCAGAAGGCTCTAAGTGCAGCCCCAGACCTGGGTACCTTCGTCACCATCCTCATCCCGCCTCTGGGTGTGCAGATAGGGAGCAGCTCTCCTGTGTTATGGCCCAAGCAGGGCTGTCAGGACACTGAGAACATTCCCTCCTCCCGCAGGAGAGAGAGGTCCAAGGTGCCCTACATCAGGTGCCAGGGTGTGGAGGAGATCAAGCACCGAGGGATGGAGGAGGTGGGCATCTACCACGTGTCTGGAGTGGCCGCAGACATCCAGGCACTGAAGGCAGCCTTCAACGTCA ATAACAAGGACGTGTCGGTGATGATGAGCGAGATGGACGTGAACGCCATTGCAGGCACGCTGAAGCTGTACTTCCGTGAGCTGCCCGAGCCCCTCTTCACTGATGAGTTCTACCCCAACTTCGCAGAGGGCATCG CTCTTTCAGACCCAGTTGCAAAGAAGAGCTGCATGCTCAATGTGCTGCTGTCCCTGCCGGAGGCCAACCTGCtcaccttccttttccttctagaCCACCTGGAAAG GGTGGCAGAGAAGGAGGCAGTCAATAAGATGTCCCTGCACAACCTCGCCACTGTCTTTGGCCCCACGCTGCTCCAGCCCTCCGAGAAGGAGAGCAAGCTCCCTGCCAACCCCAGCCAGCCCATCACCATGACCGACAGCTGGTCCTTGGAGGTCATGTCCCAG GTCCAGGTGCTGCTGTACTTCCTGCGGCTGGAGGCCATCCCTGCCCCGGATAGCAAGAGACAGAGTATCCTGTTCTCCACCGATGTCTAA